One Telluria mixta DNA window includes the following coding sequences:
- a CDS encoding glutathione peroxidase, with protein MNVFDFQAASLDGKPVDLAQYRGKVLLVVNTASKCGFTPQYQGLEALYRELHPRGLEVLGFPCNQFGSQEPGSEEEIGAFCEKNYGVSFPMFAKVDVNGDAAHPLWKYLKNAAPGVLGTEGIKWNFTKFLVGRDGTVLHRYAPQTKPEDIAGDIEKALQQ; from the coding sequence ATGAACGTGTTCGACTTCCAGGCCGCTTCCCTCGACGGCAAACCGGTCGACCTGGCCCAGTACCGCGGCAAGGTCCTCCTCGTCGTCAACACCGCCAGCAAATGCGGCTTCACGCCGCAATACCAGGGCCTCGAGGCCCTGTACCGCGAACTGCACCCGCGCGGCCTGGAAGTGCTGGGCTTCCCCTGCAACCAGTTCGGCAGCCAGGAACCGGGCAGCGAGGAAGAGATCGGCGCCTTCTGCGAAAAGAACTACGGCGTGTCGTTCCCGATGTTCGCCAAGGTCGACGTCAACGGCGACGCGGCGCATCCGCTGTGGAAGTACCTGAAGAACGCGGCGCCGGGCGTGCTGGGCACCGAGGGCATCAAGTGGAACTTCACCAAGTTCCTCGTCGGCCGCGACGGCACCGTGCTGCATCGCTATGCGCCGCAGACCAAGCCGGAAGACATCGCGGGCGATATCGAGAAGGCGTTGCAGCAGTAA
- a CDS encoding alpha/beta hydrolase family protein, protein MNKRSLAFVCGILLAAQGAHAAQQAVQQEALELGKAAAARFTLHRDGAPDVRYVISQPAHKAPLVLFVQGSGCTPPFVGLGTPNRYSTVFNFIPLAQRGDYAVMVVDKPHQPDAPPPSQPGVATACPAAFNAWFSYDTWLDSLRSALRHALALPWVDGSRVLVFGVSEGAVMAAGLARALPEVTHVALIGGTGTSQLFDFTANAYRARDREGSGDDDTLARLRDIDATVDAINADPRSSVKFAWGHTYLRWSTFFAQAPGENLVQSKARVWLASGMRDDSVPVLSTEVAYARLRALGRDVTFRRVPRAGHGLMAEGGSMADVQKEYDAIMAWFDRR, encoded by the coding sequence ATGAACAAACGCTCACTCGCATTCGTCTGCGGCATCCTGCTCGCCGCCCAGGGGGCCCACGCCGCTCAACAAGCCGTGCAGCAAGAAGCGCTGGAACTCGGCAAGGCCGCCGCCGCGCGCTTCACGCTGCACCGCGATGGCGCCCCCGACGTCCGCTACGTCATCTCGCAACCCGCGCACAAGGCGCCGCTCGTGCTGTTCGTGCAGGGTTCGGGCTGTACGCCGCCGTTCGTCGGCCTGGGCACGCCGAACCGTTATTCGACCGTCTTCAATTTCATTCCGCTGGCGCAGCGGGGCGACTACGCCGTGATGGTGGTCGACAAGCCCCATCAACCGGACGCGCCGCCGCCAAGCCAGCCGGGCGTGGCGACGGCATGCCCGGCCGCGTTCAACGCCTGGTTTTCCTACGACACCTGGCTGGACTCGCTGCGCAGCGCGCTGCGCCATGCGCTGGCGCTGCCGTGGGTCGACGGCAGCCGTGTGCTGGTGTTCGGCGTGTCGGAAGGCGCGGTGATGGCGGCGGGCCTCGCGCGTGCGTTGCCGGAGGTGACGCACGTGGCGCTGATCGGCGGCACCGGCACGAGCCAGCTGTTCGACTTTACCGCCAACGCCTATCGCGCGCGAGATCGGGAGGGAAGCGGCGACGACGACACGCTCGCGCGCCTGCGCGACATCGACGCGACCGTCGACGCGATCAATGCGGACCCGCGCAGCAGCGTGAAATTCGCGTGGGGCCACACCTATCTGCGCTGGAGTACCTTCTTCGCGCAGGCGCCCGGCGAGAACCTGGTCCAGTCGAAGGCGCGCGTCTGGCTGGCCAGCGGCATGCGGGACGACAGCGTGCCGGTCCTGTCGACGGAGGTCGCGTACGCGCGCCTGCGCGCGCTCGGGCGCGACGTCACGTTCCGGCGCGTGCCGCGCGCGGGCCACGGCCTGATGGCGGAAGGGGGCTCGATGGCGGACGTGCAGAAGGAGTATGACGCCATCATGGCGTGGTTCGACCGCCGCTGA
- a CDS encoding glycoside hydrolase family 97 protein: MRVRPLALAAMFLSYMAAPAAWAQTVVATASSPGGILTVDVQLDDMGKLAYDVKRKGKEIIAPSRLGFNLANAPKLDGGFTVKDKRVGEHDDTWEQPWGERRYVRNHYRELRVGVEQKNRANRRLAIVFRIYDDGIGFRYEFPDQPQLRDVAITDELTEFAVAQPATAWWIPAGELSGLEQIVEKAPLKEIGTANTPLTLRLDDGTHIALHEAALVDYATMWVRKVEGQKLRAQLAPSTTGPAVVRHGAFTTPWRTLRIADDAPGLYMSDLELNLNEPNKLGDVSWVHPSKFVGVWWEMHLNKGTWNAGPKHAANTANVRRYIDFAAANGFRGVLVEGWNRGWESDWGHGGADFSFTQPYADFDLPALAAYAKGKGVRLIGHHETGGNVAAYEKQMDAAYKLYAKLGVDSVKSGYVHEAGTMQFPGPGGKIHYGNYDSQEGVRHFVKAVTEAARYRIAVDTHEPVKDTGLRRTYPNWLAREGARGVEYNAWGEPPNTADHEAKLVFTRMLSGPMDYTPGVLSLVGAGGKTFNSTQAKQLANYVVIYSPIAMAADLPEAYAKYPEAFKFIRDVPTDWADTRVLNGAVGEFATIARKDRRSDAWYIGAVTDGTARTVAVPLAFLDPGRQYVAEIYRDGEQADYRNEHRFDLVTETKTVTAQDKLDVRLAPGGGLAVRIVPRP; the protein is encoded by the coding sequence ATGCGTGTCCGTCCCCTCGCGCTTGCCGCGATGTTCCTGAGCTACATGGCGGCGCCGGCCGCGTGGGCGCAAACCGTCGTGGCCACGGCAAGTTCTCCGGGCGGCATCCTGACCGTCGACGTCCAGCTCGACGACATGGGCAAGCTGGCCTACGACGTCAAGCGCAAGGGCAAGGAAATCATCGCCCCGTCGCGCCTCGGCTTCAACCTCGCCAACGCACCCAAGCTGGACGGCGGCTTTACCGTGAAGGACAAGCGCGTCGGCGAGCATGACGACACGTGGGAACAGCCGTGGGGCGAGCGCCGCTACGTGCGCAACCACTACCGCGAACTGCGCGTGGGCGTCGAGCAGAAGAACCGCGCCAACCGCCGGCTCGCCATCGTCTTCCGCATCTACGACGACGGCATCGGCTTCCGCTACGAATTCCCCGACCAGCCGCAGCTGCGCGACGTCGCCATCACGGACGAGCTGACGGAATTCGCCGTCGCCCAGCCCGCGACGGCGTGGTGGATACCGGCCGGCGAGCTGTCCGGCCTCGAGCAGATCGTCGAGAAGGCGCCGCTCAAGGAAATCGGCACTGCCAACACGCCGCTGACCTTGCGCCTCGACGACGGCACGCACATCGCCCTCCATGAAGCGGCGCTGGTCGACTACGCGACGATGTGGGTCCGCAAGGTGGAAGGCCAGAAGCTGCGCGCGCAACTGGCGCCGTCGACGACCGGGCCGGCCGTCGTGCGCCACGGCGCGTTCACGACGCCGTGGCGCACGTTGCGCATCGCGGACGATGCGCCCGGCCTGTACATGTCGGACCTGGAACTGAACCTGAACGAGCCGAATAAACTGGGCGACGTGTCGTGGGTGCACCCGTCGAAATTCGTCGGCGTGTGGTGGGAGATGCACCTGAATAAGGGGACGTGGAACGCGGGCCCGAAGCATGCGGCGAACACGGCGAACGTCAGGCGCTACATCGATTTCGCTGCCGCCAACGGTTTCCGCGGCGTGCTGGTGGAAGGCTGGAACCGCGGCTGGGAAAGCGACTGGGGCCATGGCGGCGCGGACTTCAGTTTCACGCAACCGTATGCGGACTTCGATCTGCCGGCATTGGCCGCATACGCGAAAGGGAAGGGCGTGCGCCTGATCGGCCACCACGAGACGGGCGGCAACGTCGCGGCCTACGAAAAGCAGATGGACGCGGCGTATAAACTGTATGCGAAGCTGGGCGTGGACAGCGTCAAGTCGGGCTATGTGCACGAAGCGGGGACGATGCAGTTCCCCGGCCCGGGTGGCAAGATCCATTACGGGAACTACGACTCGCAGGAAGGCGTGCGCCACTTCGTGAAGGCCGTGACGGAGGCGGCGCGCTACCGCATCGCCGTCGACACGCACGAACCCGTGAAGGACACGGGCCTGCGCCGCACGTACCCCAACTGGCTCGCGCGCGAGGGCGCACGGGGCGTCGAGTACAACGCGTGGGGCGAGCCGCCGAACACCGCCGACCACGAAGCGAAGCTCGTGTTCACGCGCATGCTGAGCGGCCCGATGGATTACACGCCGGGCGTGTTGAGCCTCGTCGGCGCGGGCGGCAAGACCTTCAACTCCACGCAGGCCAAGCAGCTTGCGAACTACGTCGTGATCTATTCGCCGATCGCGATGGCGGCCGACCTGCCGGAGGCCTATGCGAAATATCCGGAGGCCTTCAAGTTCATCCGCGACGTGCCGACCGATTGGGCCGATACACGCGTGCTGAACGGCGCCGTCGGCGAGTTCGCGACCATCGCGCGCAAGGACCGCCGTTCGGACGCCTGGTACATCGGTGCCGTCACGGACGGCACGGCGCGCACGGTGGCCGTGCCGCTGGCCTTCCTCGATCCGGGCAGGCAGTACGTGGCCGAGATCTACCGCGACGGCGAGCAGGCTGATTACCGCAACGAACACCGGTTCGATCTCGTCACGGAGACGAAGACCGTGACCGCGCAGGACAAGCTGGACGTGCGGCTGGCGCCGGGCGGCGGGCTGGCGGTGCGGATCGTGCCGCGGCCGTGA
- a CDS encoding TonB-dependent receptor: MNAIRRILPAVIAALILPATTQIRDVPPESVVRVVGHYDNAVGTSDAASQGVITADLVANRPTLRTGELLEFVPGMIVTQHSGDGKANQYFLRGFNLDHGSDFATFVDGMPVNMRTHAHGQGYADLNFLIPELVQRIDYKKGTYFAGEGDFASAGTARFRIGDKLPAGLASLSLGSGGYRRALLADSFGAGGGTLLVGVETGRNDGPWDVPEGVRKTNALVRYSRGTADDGWSLTGMAYRNRWTSTDQVPQRAVESGLIGRFGSLDPTDGGTTARTSLAYAMRRREAASLFELDAYLVRSRLDLFSNFTYALANPDGGDQFQQSERRTLAGVNMAQSWAADWGGLAVRNKLGLQVRHDRVDPVGIYTTVARVRTGTVREDRVRETSAGLYVENVVQWRPWLRSVAGLRYDAYAFRVDGGSADAHIASPKLSLIFGPWRRTEFFVNAGRGFHSNDARGITQTTPVTPLVATRGAELGLRTEAVPGLQSSLALWRLDIASELVFVGDAGETAPSRASRRHGIEWNNHYVAAPGVLLDLDVAVSHARYADHDPAGNDIPGSLNRVVSFGVTVERGRWSGGVDVRHFGPRPLVENARVRSASTTLAYARAGYRVASRTRLTLDVFNLFDRKASDIDYYYASRLPGEPAGGGDDTHFHPVEPRAVRLTLQHNF; the protein is encoded by the coding sequence ATGAACGCCATTCGCCGCATCCTGCCGGCCGTCATCGCAGCCTTGATCCTGCCGGCCACGACGCAAATCCGGGACGTGCCGCCCGAATCCGTGGTCCGTGTAGTGGGCCACTACGACAACGCCGTCGGCACGTCGGATGCCGCCAGCCAGGGCGTCATCACGGCCGACCTGGTGGCCAACCGGCCGACGCTGCGCACCGGCGAATTACTCGAATTCGTGCCGGGCATGATCGTCACGCAGCACAGCGGCGACGGCAAGGCCAACCAGTATTTCCTGCGCGGTTTCAACCTCGACCACGGCAGCGACTTCGCCACCTTCGTCGACGGCATGCCCGTCAACATGCGCACGCACGCGCACGGCCAGGGCTACGCGGACCTGAACTTCCTCATCCCGGAACTGGTGCAGCGCATCGACTACAAGAAGGGAACGTATTTCGCGGGGGAGGGCGACTTCGCTTCGGCCGGCACCGCCCGGTTTCGCATCGGCGACAAGCTCCCGGCCGGCCTGGCCAGCCTGTCGCTGGGCAGCGGCGGCTACCGGCGGGCCTTGCTGGCCGATTCGTTCGGGGCCGGCGGCGGCACGCTGCTGGTCGGCGTGGAAACGGGTCGCAACGACGGTCCATGGGACGTGCCGGAAGGCGTGCGCAAGACGAACGCGCTGGTGCGCTACAGCCGCGGCACTGCGGACGACGGCTGGAGCCTGACCGGCATGGCCTACCGCAACCGCTGGACGTCGACGGATCAGGTGCCGCAGCGCGCGGTAGAATCCGGCCTGATCGGACGCTTCGGCAGCCTCGATCCGACCGACGGCGGCACGACGGCGCGCACCAGCCTGGCCTACGCCATGCGCCGCCGCGAGGCCGCGTCGCTGTTCGAACTGGATGCGTATCTGGTGCGGTCGCGCCTCGACCTGTTCAGCAATTTCACGTACGCGCTGGCCAACCCCGACGGCGGCGACCAGTTCCAGCAAAGCGAGCGGCGCACGCTGGCGGGCGTGAACATGGCGCAGTCCTGGGCCGCCGACTGGGGCGGGCTCGCGGTGCGCAACAAGTTGGGCCTGCAGGTGCGCCATGACCGCGTGGATCCGGTCGGTATTTACACCACGGTCGCCCGCGTGCGCACGGGCACGGTGCGCGAAGACCGCGTGCGCGAGACCAGCGCGGGCCTGTACGTCGAAAACGTCGTGCAATGGCGGCCCTGGCTGCGCAGCGTGGCCGGCCTGCGCTACGACGCCTATGCCTTCCGCGTCGACGGCGGCAGCGCGGACGCGCACATCGCCTCGCCCAAGCTGTCCCTCATCTTCGGACCGTGGCGCCGGACCGAGTTCTTCGTCAACGCGGGCCGCGGCTTTCATAGCAACGACGCACGTGGAATCACGCAGACTACTCCGGTGACGCCGCTCGTTGCCACGCGCGGCGCGGAACTGGGCTTGCGCACGGAGGCCGTGCCCGGCCTGCAAAGCTCGCTGGCCTTGTGGCGCCTGGACATAGCCTCGGAACTGGTGTTCGTCGGCGATGCGGGCGAGACGGCACCAAGCCGCGCCAGCCGCCGCCACGGCATCGAATGGAACAACCACTACGTCGCCGCGCCGGGCGTGTTGCTTGACCTCGACGTGGCCGTGTCGCACGCCCGCTATGCGGACCATGACCCGGCCGGCAACGACATTCCCGGCTCCCTGAACCGCGTCGTGTCGTTCGGCGTGACGGTGGAACGCGGCCGCTGGTCGGGCGGCGTCGACGTGCGCCATTTCGGCCCCCGGCCGCTGGTCGAGAACGCCAGAGTCCGCTCGGCGTCGACGACGCTGGCGTATGCGCGCGCCGGCTACCGCGTCGCGTCGCGCACACGCCTGACGCTGGACGTGTTCAACCTCTTCGACCGGAAGGCCAGCGACATCGATTATTACTACGCCTCGCGGCTGCCCGGCGAGCCGGCGGGCGGGGGAGACGACACCCACTTCCACCCTGTGGAACCGCGCGCCGTGCGCCTCACGCTGCAACACAATTTTTGA
- a CDS encoding sigma-70 family RNA polymerase sigma factor, producing MTQDLDHPEQLRRLVAAVALGDRAAFRRLYDATSAKLFGFALRILRKDELAEEALQDAFVSIWHAAAGYQPHLAAPQTWMTTIVRNKALDILRRQDDTVELDAQQFDTDLLLAMQDPAAGPHDRVQMRDEARALAYCMGVLEGRQRQAIGMAYLHDLSHSEVAAQLSLPIGTVKTWIRRGLEKLKTCLSKREPA from the coding sequence GTGACCCAGGACCTCGACCACCCCGAGCAGTTACGCCGCCTCGTCGCCGCCGTCGCGCTCGGCGACCGCGCCGCGTTCCGCCGCCTGTACGATGCGACGTCGGCGAAACTGTTCGGCTTCGCGCTGCGTATATTGAGGAAGGACGAGCTCGCCGAGGAGGCCTTGCAGGATGCTTTCGTGTCGATCTGGCACGCGGCCGCCGGCTATCAGCCTCATCTCGCCGCGCCGCAGACGTGGATGACGACGATCGTGCGCAACAAGGCGCTGGACATCCTGCGCCGCCAGGATGACACCGTCGAACTCGACGCCCAGCAGTTCGATACGGACCTGCTGCTGGCCATGCAGGACCCGGCCGCAGGACCGCACGACCGCGTGCAGATGAGGGACGAGGCGCGCGCCCTGGCGTATTGCATGGGCGTGCTGGAGGGCAGGCAGCGCCAGGCGATCGGCATGGCCTACCTGCACGACCTGTCGCACAGCGAGGTGGCGGCCCAGCTCAGCCTGCCGATCGGCACGGTCAAGACGTGGATTCGCCGTGGCCTGGAAAAATTGAAAACCTGCCTGTCGAAACGGGAACCGGCATGA
- a CDS encoding anti-sigma factor has product MNIQNNPALREKLAAEYVVGTLRGGARRRFERWLATDAALRDAVAAWHARIEPMADWSPAVSPPARVWNGIDRRLGFARAVPAWQFWRIEGARLWGSLAVGAGAAAVVLAVVLAGRVQEPQLQQVATLLDEKAQTALVVAADARRARIDVRVADNVKVPDDRTLQLWAITAAGTTRSLGILPDNRHASLRLDQRAVGPDVMLLAISLEPKGGSPNPNAPTGPVLYKGAWVKL; this is encoded by the coding sequence ATGAACATCCAGAACAACCCGGCCTTGCGCGAGAAACTGGCCGCCGAATACGTGGTCGGGACCTTGCGCGGTGGCGCCCGGCGCCGCTTCGAACGCTGGCTCGCCACCGACGCCGCCCTGCGCGACGCCGTCGCCGCCTGGCACGCGCGCATCGAGCCGATGGCCGACTGGAGCCCGGCAGTGTCCCCGCCGGCGCGCGTGTGGAACGGCATCGACCGCCGCCTCGGGTTCGCGCGCGCGGTGCCGGCGTGGCAGTTCTGGCGGATCGAGGGCGCGCGGCTGTGGGGCAGTCTCGCCGTCGGCGCCGGCGCGGCCGCGGTGGTGCTTGCCGTCGTGCTGGCCGGCCGCGTGCAGGAGCCACAGCTGCAGCAGGTGGCCACGCTGCTCGACGAGAAAGCGCAGACCGCGCTGGTGGTGGCCGCCGACGCGCGCCGCGCACGCATCGACGTGCGCGTGGCCGACAACGTCAAGGTGCCGGACGACCGCACGCTGCAACTGTGGGCCATCACGGCGGCCGGCACGACGCGCTCGCTGGGCATCCTGCCCGACAACCGCCACGCCAGCCTGCGCCTGGACCAGCGCGCCGTCGGGCCGGACGTGATGCTGCTGGCGATCAGCCTGGAGCCGAAAGGCGGCTCGCCCAATCCGAACGCACCGACGGGCCCCGTGCTGTACAAGGGCGCCTGGGTGAAACTGTAA
- a CDS encoding HupE/UreJ family protein, translating into MKRLWILFSLLLAGATWSLPALAHKPSDAYLRLALEQGSANVRGEWDIALRDLDYAIGLDADNDGRLTWDEVRHRHDAIAAYALARLHLERGGVACDLVPGRQLVDTHTDGTYTVLAFAAHCPRTGQLAVEYRLFADVDPQHKGLASVRDGDDVRTLVLGSDHPRATVGEGADNGFLAYVRHGMLHIWIGYDHILFLVSLLLPAVLAGGLRAALADVLKIVTAFTVAHSITLSLAALGVVALPSRWVESAIALSVLLAALNNVLPVARGRRWAAAFLFGLVHGFGFASVLADLGLQPGALAASLVGFNVGVEIGQLAIVAAFLPLAWLLRSTWFYRRVVLVGGSGAIMLVAALWLGERLFDLKLLPV; encoded by the coding sequence ATGAAGCGCCTGTGGATCCTGTTTTCCCTGCTCCTCGCCGGCGCGACGTGGTCGCTGCCGGCGCTGGCGCACAAGCCGAGCGACGCGTACCTGCGCCTGGCCCTGGAGCAGGGCAGTGCCAATGTGCGCGGCGAGTGGGACATCGCGCTGCGCGACCTGGACTATGCCATCGGACTCGATGCCGACAACGATGGCCGGCTGACCTGGGACGAAGTCCGCCACCGCCACGACGCCATCGCCGCGTATGCGCTGGCGCGCCTGCACCTCGAGCGCGGCGGCGTCGCCTGCGACCTCGTGCCGGGCAGGCAGCTGGTCGACACGCACACGGACGGCACGTACACGGTGCTGGCGTTCGCCGCCCATTGTCCGCGCACCGGACAGCTCGCCGTCGAATACCGCCTGTTCGCCGACGTCGACCCGCAGCACAAGGGCCTCGCCAGCGTGCGTGACGGCGACGACGTGCGCACCCTGGTGCTCGGCAGCGACCATCCGCGTGCCACCGTGGGCGAAGGCGCGGACAACGGTTTCCTGGCCTATGTCCGCCACGGCATGTTGCACATCTGGATCGGCTACGACCACATCCTGTTCCTCGTGTCGCTGCTGCTGCCGGCCGTGCTGGCGGGCGGCCTGCGCGCGGCGCTGGCGGACGTATTGAAGATCGTGACGGCGTTCACCGTGGCGCACTCGATCACGCTGAGCCTCGCCGCGCTGGGTGTGGTGGCGCTGCCGTCGCGCTGGGTCGAGTCGGCGATCGCATTGTCGGTGCTGCTGGCGGCGCTGAACAACGTGCTGCCCGTCGCACGCGGCCGGCGCTGGGCCGCGGCCTTCCTGTTCGGCCTCGTGCACGGCTTCGGCTTCGCCAGCGTGCTGGCCGACCTCGGCCTGCAACCGGGAGCGCTGGCGGCGTCGCTGGTCGGTTTCAACGTCGGCGTCGAGATCGGCCAGCTGGCCATCGTCGCGGCCTTCCTGCCCCTCGCCTGGCTGTTGCGCAGCACGTGGTTCTACCGGCGCGTGGTGCTGGTGGGCGGATCGGGCGCGATCATGCTGGTGGCCGCGCTGTGGCTGGGGGAGCGCCTGTTCGACCTCAAGCTGCTCCCCGTGTAG
- a CDS encoding DUF4331 domain-containing protein — protein MSQEKKSKTAGGVALRVLVASLCAGAAIQVPVQASSHREAPFITKQPKVDATDFYMFRSYEAGRDGFVTLIANYVPLQDPQGGPNYFMMDPDALYEIHVDNNGDAKEDITFQFRFQNANKDTQLTVGGKKVSIPLVINGGAIADPNAPGANVRETYTVNVVRGDRRTGQRSPVTNATGGGSTFDKPLDNIGNKSIPNYAAYAAKHVYAVNIPGCSTPARMFVGQRKDPFVVNLGETFDLINIKAPATEFAANAEKAAKDDLAGKNVTSIELEVAASCLIAGGDPVIGGWTTASMRQARLLNPVPAGGGASKEGGAWTQVSRLGMPLVNEVVIGLKDKDRFNASKPMNDGQFADYVTHPTLPALVEILYGSAGAKAPTNFPRNDLVTAFLTGVKGLNQPAKVTPSEMLRLNTSIAPAAMGAQKRLGVIDGDNAGFPNGRRPGDDVVDIALRVVMGKLCTLNLGCAPSDAPAGGLHFTDGAYLDDSFFTNGFPYLKTPLPGSPQQ, from the coding sequence ATGTCTCAAGAAAAGAAATCCAAAACCGCCGGGGGCGTCGCGCTGCGTGTGCTGGTCGCGAGCCTGTGCGCCGGCGCCGCGATCCAGGTGCCCGTGCAGGCGTCCAGCCACCGGGAAGCGCCGTTCATCACGAAGCAGCCGAAAGTCGACGCCACCGACTTCTACATGTTCCGCAGCTACGAAGCGGGCCGCGACGGCTTCGTGACGCTGATCGCGAACTACGTGCCGCTACAGGATCCTCAGGGCGGCCCGAACTACTTCATGATGGATCCGGACGCGCTGTACGAGATCCACGTCGACAACAATGGCGACGCGAAGGAAGACATCACATTCCAGTTCCGGTTCCAGAACGCGAACAAGGACACCCAGCTGACCGTCGGCGGCAAGAAGGTGTCGATCCCGCTCGTGATCAACGGCGGCGCCATCGCCGACCCGAACGCGCCCGGTGCCAACGTGCGCGAGACCTATACCGTCAACGTGGTTCGCGGCGACCGCCGCACCGGCCAGCGCAGCCCCGTGACCAACGCCACGGGCGGTGGATCGACCTTCGATAAGCCACTCGACAACATCGGCAACAAATCGATCCCGAACTACGCGGCGTACGCGGCCAAGCACGTCTACGCGGTCAACATTCCGGGCTGCTCGACGCCGGCGCGCATGTTCGTCGGCCAGCGCAAGGACCCGTTCGTCGTGAACCTGGGCGAGACGTTCGACCTCATCAACATCAAGGCGCCGGCCACGGAGTTCGCGGCCAACGCCGAGAAGGCCGCGAAGGATGATTTGGCCGGCAAGAACGTGACCAGCATCGAGCTCGAAGTCGCCGCGTCCTGCCTCATCGCCGGCGGCGATCCGGTGATCGGCGGCTGGACGACGGCCAGCATGCGCCAGGCGCGCCTGCTGAATCCGGTGCCGGCCGGCGGCGGCGCGTCGAAGGAGGGCGGTGCGTGGACGCAGGTGTCGCGCCTGGGCATGCCGCTCGTGAACGAAGTCGTGATCGGCCTGAAGGACAAGGACCGCTTCAATGCCAGCAAGCCGATGAACGATGGCCAGTTCGCCGACTACGTCACGCATCCGACGCTGCCGGCCCTGGTCGAGATCCTGTATGGCAGCGCCGGTGCCAAGGCGCCGACCAACTTCCCGCGCAACGACCTCGTCACCGCGTTCCTGACCGGTGTGAAGGGCCTGAACCAGCCGGCCAAGGTGACGCCGTCCGAGATGCTGCGCCTGAACACGTCGATTGCCCCGGCGGCGATGGGTGCGCAGAAGCGCCTGGGCGTGATCGACGGCGACAACGCCGGCTTTCCGAACGGACGCCGTCCGGGCGACGACGTGGTCGACATCGCGCTGCGCGTCGTGATGGGCAAGCTGTGCACCTTGAACCTGGGTTGCGCGCCGTCCGACGCGCCGGCCGGCGGCCTGCACTTCACGGATGGCGCATACCTGGACGACAGCTTCTTCACGAACGGCTTCCCGTACCTGAAGACCCCGCTGCCGGGTTCGCCGCAACAATAA